The Oryza brachyantha chromosome 7, ObraRS2, whole genome shotgun sequence genomic interval GGCCGCCcgtccgcgcggcggcgacggcgggcgcgaCGGCCGTGGCCGGGGACGCGTCGGccgaggcgacgaggaggaggcacgCCTGGCTGCCGGCGGCCAGCGCGGCGAAGTACTCCATGCTCCTGGGCTCCATTAccacgctgctgctgctgtatgaatgataaaaatattaattaatatatgtgctattttttaccacgctgctgctgctgtatgaatgataaaaaagttaattaatatatgtgctatttttactatttgttGGATTGTTTGAATAATTTTCAGCTATAAACTATAAAAGAGGAGataaccaaccaaacaacatttCAAGATAAGGTATACAGACTTTATACATCAACCAAACAATTTTCTTTCCACCCACCTATCCAGACTAAGTCAGCCTGGATGGCTCATACGAGCCATACTAAACTTACTAAACTGATGCAAGCATCTAAACATGCCCATACTAACTCGAAACGAGCGTCACGCTGCAAGTTCAGACAAATTGCAGAACGGATCGCCGAGCCGGACGCAATGGGCTGAGCTGACGTCCACGAACAGGCCCACCACGTCGAAATGCTACAAATTTCGCGTAATTTTGTAGCGGATCGGGCCCATTATGTGTGCATGGGCTAGTTGGGCTGCACGGCCTGCGCCTTGCCGCAGAGGCGCGCCATCCTGTGGAGCAGCGCGCCGATCTGCTcgacgtcgtcctcgtcgctcCGTTCCACCACCTCGCGAAGCTCCCTCGCGCGGCCGCGCAGCGCCtggccctcctcgccgcgcgccaccGCGCGGACGGcgcgcgccacctcctcgGCGCTGAACTCCCCGAACCGCTCCTGCCGCACGCGCGCCGCgacgcccagctccgccgcgaGGTTGGCGCCCATCGGCTGGTCGATGTGCAGCGGCAGCGCCACCATCGGCACCCCCGCCGACAGCGACTCCATCACCGAGCTCCACCCGCAGTGCGTCAGGAACGCGCCGCACGAGCGGTGCGACAGGACGCGCCGCTGCGGCGCCCACCCTTGCACCACCAGCCCGTGCGCCGGCGCGAACCCGGGCGGCatcgcgcgcgccgcgccgcggtcCTCGTCGGGGCTCTTCGGGAACCGCACCACCCACACGAAGACGGCGCCGCTCAGCTCCAGCCCGCGCGCCATCTGGGCCATCTGCTTCTCCGTCATGAAGTACTCGCTGCCGAAAGAGACGAGCACCACGGATGCCGCCTCCTGCCCGTCGAGCCACCGCATGACGCGGTCGGCCTCCGATCCCGAGCCGACGTCGCCGGAGTCGACGAGCAACGGACCGCATGGGATGATCTCCTTTCCGACGAGATTGGACAGGTAGTCCATGTACTTGCGCTCGATCTCCACGCATGTCTTGACGGCGACGAACTCCGACGAGCGCACCAGGCTGAGCGGCAGGCGCTCGCCCTCGGGGAGCAGGGCCGTGCCGTCGTCTTGGCAGGTGAGCATGGTGTACCTGGcgtcctcctcggcgccgccgaggctgATGGCCTCGAATGGAAAGGCGCTGGGGTCGCGATCGCCGGCCTTGAGGAAGTGTAGGAAGAACGccgtggcgacggcgctgcaGGTGCTGAAGTGGACGGCGGGGACGCCGCGCGCCGTGGCCTCGACCGGCGCCCACGGCTGGATAAAGTCGTAGAGCAGTATATCCGGGCGGAGCTCGTCAAGGATGGCGCCGAACGCCGGCGCAGCGAGGTCGCAGGCGCGCTTGAGGACGGGCATGAGTCGCGGCGGGAGGTGCTTGGTGGTGTGCAGCTTGGAGGGAAGCTCTGGGAGCTCCGGGAGGCCGAGCTCGACGAGCCTGATCCGGTCGGTCTGGCggtgcgcgacggcggcgaggttgACGGGAGTGGAGACGAggtggacgacgacgtcgaTCTGTTCCcgcccggcggtggcggcggccgaggtcGAGGTGAGACGCCTGGCCAGCTCGAGGTAGGGGTTGATGTGGCCGTGCGCGAGCCACGGGAACATGACCACGCGAAGGCGCTCGCGCTGCGCCTGCGCCATGGCGATCGTTCGCCGGATCACGCAAGCTACAGCTttacctcgccgccgcgacgaTCAGCCGTGCACGGATCGTCGCGGCGGCGTTGCTGCGTGCAACATTTGTACGGGAGCGTGGCATGGAGTTTGTTAACGTGGCTTCCTGCTACGCGGACACGTAGAGGGAAGGTGTGCCGGCTGCCGAGTGAGAAAGACGCACGTGTCTGGCAGGTTGTTGCTCGATGTCCTCTCCCTGCGTTGCTCCTCGTGCTATCTATTTTGCTCCGTCCACGAATATTTGAACATCAGCTGTTTGAATTTTGTTCGATAAAAGCATTCCTACTTATTTTCTCATCTAAATCAATCGTACTTATTAGGAGTTTTACTTACCTCCCTCGAGGTacggtacctcaagatattaaATCGTTTCTCGTTATTGGATCTATGTGTAACgttggatccaacgatcagaaataccgcgaggtaccgatatctcgagatacaaaaggaaaaataagagtaaaactcacttattaattattattaattattgtccatttaactttttatccaCCTCTTCACCTTAACTAATCACTACCCTAACTTCTCCTAACCCGTAATCACAACCTGATAGCAGTGAATGGAGCATCCCAAAAGTGTCCGGGTCAAAATATGACTTTTAAATTAAGTTCCGAATTAGCCAAAGGGACGGGGTGTCATGTGTAAAAAAGGAAGCGACTCATAGAATGGTAGAGGCAAATAGAGTTCTTACACATTTTCGTTAGAGTAACCGGAAACACTTTCTCTAGATCTACAATTTTTGGTATTTTGAATGAGGTGAAAATCAAACTATTAGAGCTTTAGGTATCaattacttttaaaatattaagtcTAAAAACAATAGAACACGAtgtttatatgattattagaaataattttaaaaaataaatgtttacctattgattatatattatataaacagatatagttaaatatatttttaatagtgtCCAACACATCATATCAAGAATTATATAATATCCACTTTGATTTAAATACTGTCAGTTTGTCCCTGTTAAGTATTTGAACACCCAGTAGATTCTGGTAATTTGAGCACGGGAAGATCAGGATCACTATCTTCTACTCCCTGCTGGCTGCTTGTATCAGACCTGTGGTCTGTAATGGCATTTCCACACTACTAGAAATCACTTAGGTTTCAGTAGATGTTAGAAGCTTTGAGAAAGAGTGATGACACTTGACAGCCGCAACAAAAAAGGGCGTATTTTGTAAGAGCCCGGTGGGCCGGTGGTCTAGATGGCGCAAGATGCACGAACGGAACGCCGTCGAGAAACTTGTCTCCGTTTTTGcttctcctttcctttcctttcctttcctttccgtGCTGTGTGACTGTGTCCTGCGCTGGCTAATTGGCGTGTCTCTGTCCGTCTTGACTTGCAAACTTCCTACTACGAAATGCACGCACctgtcattttgttttttttatacttataagtcataatttaaaatttagttttaaatttagagttgattttgaaatttttcatcgaattttattttcaacattggtatttatatcattaagaatacgtatgtaattttttatttatagattatttttcgtttgtaaatatgttatttggtattttttttacgaaaatgtTAAACAATTAACCCGTAGAGTGTTTAGGGTGAGACCAGGTTTACCATTTACAACGGAAAAACTCGTTTCAGCCGTGCAAGTGCAAGCACATCTTCAACCAGACAACATTCTCGCAGGGGGTGGTTCAAGTTGTAGTCTGAAGATATTCAGAACAAGATGAAGGTTCATGGCTGGCACATTATTCAGAATGGTTTGGCTCTACAGTAGAACTGAGTAGGAGAAATATTAAGCAAGGTGTGACatgtattttttcttgaaGAGAACTAAACTCATATCACAGTTTTGGGAT includes:
- the LOC102705649 gene encoding LOW QUALITY PROTEIN: beta-D-glucosyl crocetin beta-1,6-glucosyltransferase-like (The sequence of the model RefSeq protein was modified relative to this genomic sequence to represent the inferred CDS: inserted 1 base in 1 codon); its protein translation is MAQAQRERLRVVMFPWLAHGHINPYLELARRLTSTSAAATAGREQIDVVVHLVSTPVNLAAVAHRQTDRIRLVELGLPELPELPSKLHTTKHLPPRLMPVLKRACDLAAPAFGAILDELRPDILLYDFIQPWAPVEATARGVPAVHFSTCSAVATAFFLHFLKAGDRDPSAFPFEAISLGGAEEDARYTMLTCQDDGTALLPEGERLPLSLVRSSEFVAVKTCVEIERKYMDYLSNLVGKEIIPCGPLLVDSGDVGSGSEADRVMRWLDGQEAASVVLVSFGSEYFMTEKQMAQMARGLELSGAVFVWVVRFPKSPDEDRGAARAMPPGFAPAHGLVVQGWAPQRRVLSHRSCGAFLTHCGWSSVMESLSAGVPMVALPLHIDQPMGANLAAELGVAARVRQERFGEFSAEEVARAVRAVARGEEGQALRGRARELREVVERSDEDDVEQIGALLHRMARLCGXGAGRAAQLAHAHIMGPIRYKITRNL